Proteins from a genomic interval of Gordonia sp. SL306:
- a CDS encoding MFS transporter — translation MTTTHHDLPAPAPRKAALASFMGSLVEYYDFFIFGTASALVFNKIFFPEFSSGAGTLAAFATFGVAYVARPVGAVILGHFGDRIGRQRVLVFTLLLMGSATFLIGCLPDYDTIGMAAPIALVTLRLLQGLSAAGEQSGASSLTVEHSDSGKRAFYASWTLNGTQAGLLVGTLAFIPVAALPEDALLSWGWRIPFLFSAVVMIVAYLIRRTMPETPVFEALEDADGVSQIPLFNLLHNHWRPLLRVIACALISTMSTLFSTFALKYATDDFEVSKSSMLIVSVVANLTMLFTQPLWGLASDRIGRKPIFIGGSVGCALLAFPYLFLLTTGSFWVILFSTLVIQSLVYAAANAIWPSFYAEMFPAQVRYSGVAIGTQIGFMSSGFLPLIAAAILGDGRMGWVPVAIVVAACALIAAAAASTAVETHKTDTMKLGEKVSRPGASTDERRVLNGASA, via the coding sequence ATGACCACCACCCATCACGACCTGCCGGCGCCCGCGCCGCGTAAGGCCGCGCTGGCCAGCTTCATGGGCAGCCTGGTCGAGTACTACGACTTCTTCATCTTCGGCACCGCATCAGCATTGGTGTTCAACAAGATCTTCTTCCCCGAGTTCAGCTCCGGCGCAGGAACCCTCGCAGCCTTCGCCACCTTCGGTGTCGCCTACGTCGCCCGTCCTGTCGGCGCGGTGATCCTCGGCCACTTCGGTGACCGGATCGGCCGGCAGCGGGTCTTGGTGTTCACCCTTCTGCTGATGGGCTCGGCCACATTCCTGATCGGCTGCCTTCCCGACTACGACACCATCGGCATGGCCGCCCCGATCGCCCTCGTCACCCTCCGCCTCCTTCAGGGCCTATCGGCCGCAGGCGAGCAGTCCGGCGCGAGTTCGCTGACCGTGGAGCACTCCGACTCGGGCAAGCGCGCGTTCTACGCGAGCTGGACGCTGAACGGCACGCAGGCCGGGCTCCTGGTCGGCACCCTCGCATTCATCCCGGTGGCCGCCCTGCCCGAAGACGCCCTCCTGAGCTGGGGCTGGCGCATTCCCTTCCTGTTCAGCGCAGTCGTGATGATCGTCGCCTACCTGATCCGTCGCACGATGCCCGAGACCCCCGTGTTCGAGGCCCTCGAGGATGCCGACGGCGTCTCCCAGATCCCGCTGTTCAACCTGCTGCACAACCACTGGCGTCCACTGCTCCGCGTCATCGCCTGTGCGCTGATCTCGACCATGAGCACACTGTTCTCGACGTTCGCCCTCAAGTACGCCACCGACGACTTCGAGGTCTCCAAGAGCTCGATGCTGATCGTCAGCGTCGTCGCGAACCTGACGATGCTGTTCACGCAGCCCCTGTGGGGGCTGGCCTCCGACCGCATCGGCCGCAAGCCGATCTTCATCGGCGGCTCGGTCGGCTGCGCGCTCCTGGCCTTCCCGTATCTGTTCCTGCTCACCACCGGTTCGTTCTGGGTGATCCTGTTTTCCACCCTCGTCATCCAGTCCCTGGTCTACGCCGCCGCCAACGCGATCTGGCCGTCCTTCTACGCGGAGATGTTCCCCGCACAGGTCCGCTACTCCGGCGTCGCGATCGGCACTCAGATCGGGTTCATGAGCAGCGGCTTCCTCCCGTTGATCGCCGCCGCCATCCTCGGCGACGGACGTATGGGCTGGGTACCGGTCGCGATCGTCGTGGCCGCCTGCGCCCTGATCGCCGCTGCGGCGGCATCGACGGCGGTGGAGACGCACAAGACCGACACGATGAAGCTCGGCGAGAAGGTCTCCCGTCCGGGGGCATCGACCGACGAGCGCCGCGTCCTCAACGGCGCCTCGGCCTGA
- a CDS encoding shikimate dehydrogenase produces the protein MFQSEFDTAARRINDGAMVCALVGQGISRSLTPPMHEREAAMAGLDYTYLVLDVPTSESATTDLGRLLDRAQEVGLRGLNVTHPFKQRVLAHLDALSPGAERLGAVNTVVFDDGRRIGHNTDWSGFARNFDLGFGDDSEAPVPRSTVVQLGAGGAGAAVAYAMLTRSVRRFHLVDADPQRARSLAASLQPLFPATDLTAGGTEDAEVWIAAADGLVHATPIGMADHPGTAVPAGLLRPDLWVAEVVYRPVVTELIANARAAGARTLTGDGMAVHQAVDALRLFTGLEPDAGRMTRHIGDLIAAESAAVLRSA, from the coding sequence ATGTTCCAGTCTGAATTCGACACCGCCGCAAGGCGAATCAATGATGGGGCGATGGTCTGCGCTCTGGTCGGGCAGGGGATCTCGCGGTCACTGACCCCGCCGATGCACGAACGTGAGGCGGCCATGGCCGGCCTGGATTACACCTATCTCGTGCTCGACGTCCCGACCTCGGAGTCGGCGACGACGGACCTCGGTCGGCTGCTGGACCGGGCCCAGGAGGTGGGACTGCGGGGACTCAACGTCACCCACCCGTTCAAGCAGCGTGTCCTTGCACATCTCGATGCGCTGTCCCCGGGCGCCGAGCGACTGGGTGCGGTGAACACGGTGGTGTTCGACGACGGCCGACGCATTGGGCACAACACGGATTGGTCGGGATTCGCGCGGAACTTCGACCTCGGCTTCGGCGACGACAGCGAGGCCCCGGTGCCGCGATCGACCGTCGTGCAACTCGGTGCAGGCGGCGCCGGTGCGGCGGTGGCCTACGCGATGCTGACGCGTTCGGTGCGGCGATTCCACCTCGTCGACGCCGATCCGCAGCGCGCGCGGTCCCTCGCCGCCTCGCTGCAGCCATTGTTCCCGGCCACCGACCTCACCGCGGGCGGCACCGAGGACGCCGAGGTCTGGATCGCCGCGGCCGATGGGCTGGTGCATGCCACACCGATCGGCATGGCGGATCACCCCGGCACAGCGGTTCCCGCCGGGCTGCTCCGTCCCGACCTCTGGGTCGCCGAAGTGGTGTACCGCCCGGTGGTCACCGAGCTGATCGCGAACGCTCGGGCCGCCGGTGCCCGCACGCTGACAGGCGACGGCATGGCCGTCCATCAGGCGGTCGATGCCCTGCGTCTGTTCACCGGACTCGAGCCCGACGCAGGCCGGATGACCCGGCACATCGGCGATCTCATCGCCGCGGAGAGCGCCGCGGTCCTGCGGAGTGCGTGA